From Syntrophorhabdaceae bacterium, a single genomic window includes:
- a CDS encoding cold-shock protein: protein MAEGRVKWFNDSKGFGFIEQEGGKDVFVHHSAIQGEGYKSLSEGDRVTFDVVKGQKGPAAENVRKI, encoded by the coding sequence ATGGCAGAAGGAAGAGTTAAATGGTTTAACGATTCAAAGGGATTCGGGTTTATCGAGCAGGAAGGCGGCAAAGACGTATTCGTTCACCATTCAGCGATCCAGGGAGAAGGTTATAAATCGCTTTCCGAGGGTGATCGGGTCACTTTCGATGTTGTTAAAGGTCAAAAGGGACCTGCCGCGGAGAACGTTCGCAAAATATAA